A part of Geothrix oryzae genomic DNA contains:
- the nadE gene encoding NAD(+) synthase: MKIALLQLNARLGDPEGNGRRVEAAYAQAVSAGAELVLAPELAIPGYLLEDRLWEPGMRRRIEVESHRLAALSGAVPLVFGTARPAPSGRLWNELWWCEGGALRHCAHKRVLPSYDVFDEHRYFEPDAAPQPLVAFHDHRIGLSICEDLWADPQLGNAPVGYGVDPIADLAAAGATLILNASASPSALGSYLPPGRSAPWAIPSKDAQRRRLLPGLTQKHGIPIAYASRVGAESWLLFDGGSGLALPDGRWQGCAPFHEGPLSVDPGAPGEAWHAVGDGPWLRKALVTGLRDNLAKQGLEALVVGLSGGIDSAVAAALAVEALGPGRVLGAALPTRFSSAESSALAEQQARHLGVAFLSLDAEAPFAGFSTALEKALPGRTFGLTDENLQSRCRGSLLLALTSEPDIQRRLGTERIAVLNTGNKSEAATGYFTLYGDGIGAFAPLGDCLKARVYALARDLGEAVPRGVVDRPPTAELRPGQTDEASLLPYVQLDAILGAALEAQRPEEGLADDLALLLEGEALAQARAALPRILGLLRRTEFKRRQLPFAFKVSPKAFGAGRRIPLTAL; the protein is encoded by the coding sequence GTGAAGATTGCGCTGCTCCAGCTCAACGCCCGCCTCGGAGATCCCGAGGGGAATGGCCGTCGGGTGGAGGCGGCCTACGCGCAGGCCGTCTCGGCAGGCGCGGAGCTGGTGCTGGCGCCGGAGCTGGCCATCCCCGGCTACCTGCTGGAGGACCGTCTCTGGGAGCCCGGAATGCGCCGGCGCATCGAGGTGGAATCCCATCGGCTGGCGGCGCTCTCCGGTGCCGTGCCGCTGGTCTTCGGCACGGCGCGGCCCGCGCCTTCGGGCCGGCTCTGGAACGAGCTGTGGTGGTGCGAAGGCGGCGCCCTCCGTCACTGCGCGCACAAGCGGGTGCTGCCCAGCTACGATGTGTTCGACGAGCACCGCTACTTCGAGCCGGACGCCGCCCCCCAGCCGCTCGTCGCATTCCATGACCACCGCATCGGCCTTTCCATCTGCGAGGACCTCTGGGCCGATCCCCAACTGGGCAACGCGCCGGTGGGCTACGGCGTCGACCCCATCGCGGACCTGGCCGCCGCGGGCGCCACGCTGATCCTCAATGCCAGTGCCAGTCCCAGCGCGTTGGGCAGCTACCTTCCGCCGGGCCGCAGCGCCCCCTGGGCCATCCCCTCCAAGGATGCCCAGCGCCGCCGGTTGCTCCCGGGCCTGACCCAGAAGCACGGCATCCCCATCGCCTACGCCAGCCGCGTGGGGGCGGAAAGCTGGCTGCTCTTCGACGGCGGCTCGGGCCTGGCGCTGCCGGACGGGCGCTGGCAGGGGTGTGCGCCCTTCCACGAGGGCCCGCTCAGCGTGGACCCGGGGGCCCCGGGCGAGGCCTGGCACGCGGTGGGGGACGGTCCCTGGCTGCGCAAGGCCCTGGTGACGGGCCTCCGCGACAACCTGGCGAAGCAGGGCCTCGAGGCCCTCGTGGTGGGCCTGTCGGGTGGCATCGACAGCGCCGTGGCCGCGGCCCTGGCGGTGGAGGCCCTCGGTCCCGGACGGGTGCTGGGCGCGGCGCTGCCCACGCGCTTCAGCAGCGCAGAAAGCTCGGCCCTTGCCGAGCAGCAGGCCCGGCACCTCGGGGTGGCCTTCCTCAGCCTCGACGCGGAGGCCCCGTTCGCGGGCTTTTCGACGGCCCTGGAAAAGGCCCTGCCGGGTCGCACCTTCGGCCTGACGGACGAGAACCTCCAGAGCCGCTGCCGGGGCAGCCTGCTCCTGGCGCTCACCTCGGAGCCGGACATCCAGCGGCGCCTGGGCACGGAGCGGATCGCCGTGCTGAACACGGGCAACAAGAGCGAGGCCGCCACCGGCTACTTCACCCTCTACGGCGATGGCATCGGCGCCTTCGCGCCGCTGGGGGATTGCCTCAAGGCCCGCGTCTACGCCCTGGCCCGCGACCTGGGGGAGGCTGTGCCCCGGGGCGTGGTGGACCGCCCCCCCACCGCCGAACTGCGCCCCGGCCAGACGGACGAGGCCAGCCTCCTTCCCTATGTCCAGCTGGACGCCATCCTGGGCGCGGCCCTCGAGGCCCAGCGGCCCGAGGAAGGCCTGGCGGACGATCTGGCCCTCCTGCTCGAGGGCGAGGCCCTGGCCCAGGCCCGGGCGGCGCTCCCCCGCATCCTGGGCCTCCTGCGCCGCACCGAGTTCAAGCGGCGCCAGCTGCCCTTCGCGTTCAAGGTAAGTCCCAAGGCCTTCGGCGCGGGGCGCCGGATCCCGCTCACCGCGCTATGA
- a CDS encoding sensor histidine kinase produces MQPFPHALAWLAVAIPVGGALGGLAVLLVRWARLRRRAPADPEALLLSAVSGSLRERGELAATLGELRTVHERLLDALPMGLLWVDQHQRLAALNQRGCDLLGVRPGVVGLEAAFVLEPFPWLREALAGDPGPAHRLGAQGRRWRIQRIEAPDRIGALVQFEDVTEAELEDRRRQLRERFAELGEMTAGVAHQLKNGLAVLKGQGQLLKRAGHGASAEALLEETEDLERLVQRFLQWAKPLDPASEPLRLEEAVGQALVELKRRPVSQGRQLVTEGRGMATGDPVLLHQALVNLLENACQASPLGSRVLVRISEARLAILDEGPGLSEDTAIRMLRPFESGRPDGTGLGLPLALKWLNAQGADLRLVPRPEGGTCAEIRW; encoded by the coding sequence ATGCAACCTTTCCCCCACGCCCTCGCCTGGCTCGCTGTGGCGATTCCCGTGGGCGGGGCTCTTGGTGGCCTCGCGGTGCTCCTGGTGCGCTGGGCCCGGTTGCGGCGCCGGGCACCGGCCGATCCGGAGGCCCTGCTGCTCTCGGCGGTGTCCGGCAGCCTGCGGGAACGGGGCGAGCTGGCCGCCACCCTGGGCGAGCTCCGGACGGTCCATGAGCGCCTGCTGGACGCGCTGCCCATGGGGCTGCTGTGGGTGGATCAGCACCAGCGGCTGGCGGCCCTGAACCAACGGGGCTGCGACCTGCTGGGCGTTCGTCCCGGCGTGGTGGGCCTGGAAGCGGCCTTCGTGCTGGAGCCCTTCCCCTGGCTGCGGGAAGCCCTGGCGGGCGACCCCGGGCCGGCCCATCGCCTCGGGGCCCAGGGCCGCCGCTGGCGGATCCAGCGCATCGAGGCGCCGGATCGCATCGGCGCCCTGGTGCAGTTCGAGGATGTCACCGAGGCCGAATTGGAGGACCGCCGCCGCCAGCTGCGGGAGCGGTTCGCGGAGCTGGGGGAGATGACCGCCGGTGTCGCCCATCAGCTGAAGAACGGCCTGGCCGTGCTGAAGGGCCAGGGTCAGCTGCTCAAGCGGGCGGGCCATGGGGCTTCGGCCGAGGCCCTGCTGGAGGAGACCGAGGACCTCGAGCGGCTGGTGCAGCGCTTCCTCCAGTGGGCCAAGCCCCTGGATCCGGCCTCGGAGCCGCTGCGGCTCGAAGAGGCCGTGGGCCAGGCGCTGGTGGAGCTGAAGCGCCGTCCCGTGAGCCAGGGACGACAGCTGGTGACCGAAGGGCGGGGGATGGCGACGGGGGATCCCGTGCTGCTGCATCAGGCCCTGGTGAACCTGCTGGAGAACGCCTGCCAGGCCAGTCCCCTGGGAAGCCGGGTGCTGGTGCGGATCTCCGAGGCACGGCTGGCGATCCTGGACGAGGGGCCGGGCCTGTCGGAGGACACGGCCATCCGCATGCTGCGGCCCTTCGAGAGCGGCCGCCCGGACGGCACGGGGCTGGGCCTCCCCCTGGCCCTGAAATGGCTCAACGCCCAGGGCGCGGACCTGCGGCTGGTGCCGCGCCCCGAGGGCGGCACCTGTGCGGAGATCCGCTGGTAA
- a CDS encoding pyruvate, water dikinase regulatory protein gives MDRQPIYVVSGGSGETAQRMVQAALTQFAKGESSALVRRFQNVRSHEDVERVLQMAAEKRAVIIHTTVSREMRAYLADRCAELRLTQVDLFGNLLDTLALYLRERPEERPGSFHAVGDKYFRRIEAIEYAQKYDDGIDMGGLPDADIVLVGISRTSKTPLSMYLAMEGYKVMNVPLVPGIPLPPELEQIPQGRIVGLTIEPDRLQEIRAYRLKRLGASGSADSYSDLGQILEELAFADGIFKQHRRWPVLDVTGRSIEETAGLVLDRVFGKERAV, from the coding sequence ATGGACAGGCAGCCCATCTATGTGGTGTCGGGAGGATCCGGCGAAACCGCCCAGCGCATGGTGCAGGCGGCGCTGACCCAGTTCGCCAAGGGCGAGAGCTCGGCCCTGGTGCGCCGGTTCCAGAATGTGCGCTCCCATGAGGATGTGGAGCGCGTGCTCCAGATGGCCGCGGAAAAGCGCGCCGTCATCATCCACACCACCGTCTCCCGCGAGATGCGCGCCTACCTGGCGGACCGCTGCGCGGAGCTGCGCCTCACCCAGGTGGATCTCTTCGGCAACCTGCTGGACACCCTGGCCCTCTACCTCCGCGAGCGGCCCGAGGAGCGGCCGGGCAGCTTCCACGCCGTGGGCGACAAGTACTTCCGCCGCATCGAGGCCATCGAGTACGCGCAGAAGTACGACGACGGCATCGACATGGGCGGTCTTCCGGATGCCGACATCGTCCTGGTGGGCATCAGCCGCACCAGCAAGACGCCGCTCTCCATGTACCTGGCCATGGAGGGCTACAAGGTGATGAATGTGCCCCTGGTGCCCGGAATCCCGCTGCCCCCGGAGCTCGAGCAGATCCCCCAGGGCCGCATCGTGGGCCTCACCATCGAGCCGGACCGCCTGCAGGAGATCCGCGCCTACCGCCTGAAGCGCCTGGGCGCCTCCGGCAGCGCCGACAGCTACAGCGACCTCGGCCAGATCCTCGAGGAACTGGCCTTCGCCGATGGGATCTTCAAGCAGCACCGTCGCTGGCCCGTCCTCGATGTGACGGGCCGCAGCATCGAGGAGACCGCCGGCCTCGTGCTGGACCGGGTGTTCGGCAAGGAGCGGGCGGTCTAG
- the pap gene encoding polyphosphate:AMP phosphotransferase yields the protein MFESAELGHKVSKEVWDREVPALREALLDAQYDLAAAKFPVVILVAGVDGAGKSETVNTLNEWMDPRHIQTHGLAEPSDEERERPHMYRYWRMLPPKGKIGIFDGSWYTWPILERACGRSKTSDLDQDMARVARFEQMLIHEGALVLKFWMHLGKDAQKKRLKGLEKDPKTRWRVTPRDWKHFEMYDTFRQVSERALRSTSTGDAPWIVVEATDARYQRLTVGKILLERLRARLDHPAPVVPVIPTHPRPSLDGMNVLRALDLTKRLDKKDYEDELLTLQGRLNLLTRHRNFQKHAVVLVFEGVDAAGKGGGIRRITQALDARMYHIHPIAAPTEEERAQPYLWRFWRHLPRRGRVAIFDRSWYGRVLVERVEGYCAETDWQRAYSEINEFEDQIVRSRSLLLKFWLSISQEEQLRRFEERQATPFKRFKITEEDWRNREKWPAYEAAICDMLDRTSTEIAPWTLVESEDKYYGRIKILKTLVQRLEDEL from the coding sequence ATGTTCGAATCCGCGGAACTTGGCCACAAGGTGTCGAAAGAGGTCTGGGACAGGGAGGTGCCCGCGTTGCGGGAGGCGCTGCTGGACGCCCAGTACGACCTGGCCGCGGCGAAGTTCCCCGTGGTCATCCTGGTGGCGGGCGTCGACGGGGCCGGCAAGAGCGAGACCGTGAACACCCTCAACGAGTGGATGGATCCGCGCCACATCCAGACCCATGGCCTGGCGGAGCCTTCGGATGAAGAGCGCGAGCGGCCGCACATGTACCGGTACTGGCGGATGCTCCCGCCCAAGGGGAAGATCGGCATCTTCGACGGGTCCTGGTACACCTGGCCCATCCTGGAGCGGGCCTGCGGTCGCAGCAAAACCTCGGACCTGGACCAGGACATGGCCCGGGTGGCGCGCTTCGAGCAGATGCTCATCCACGAGGGCGCCCTGGTGCTGAAGTTCTGGATGCACCTGGGCAAGGACGCCCAGAAGAAGCGGCTGAAGGGCCTGGAGAAGGATCCCAAGACCCGCTGGCGGGTGACGCCTCGGGACTGGAAGCACTTCGAGATGTACGACACCTTCCGCCAGGTGTCCGAACGGGCCCTGCGCTCCACGAGCACCGGGGACGCGCCCTGGATCGTGGTGGAGGCCACGGACGCCCGCTACCAGCGCCTCACGGTGGGGAAGATCCTGCTGGAGCGCCTCCGCGCCCGCCTGGACCACCCCGCCCCGGTGGTGCCGGTGATCCCCACGCATCCGCGCCCGTCCCTGGACGGCATGAATGTGCTCAGGGCCCTGGATCTGACGAAGCGGCTGGACAAGAAGGACTACGAGGACGAGCTGCTCACGCTGCAGGGCCGGCTGAACCTGCTCACCCGCCATCGGAACTTCCAGAAGCACGCCGTGGTGCTGGTGTTCGAGGGCGTGGATGCCGCGGGGAAGGGGGGCGGCATCCGCCGGATCACCCAGGCCCTGGACGCCCGCATGTACCACATCCACCCCATTGCGGCACCCACGGAGGAAGAGCGGGCCCAGCCCTACCTCTGGCGCTTCTGGCGGCACCTCCCACGGCGGGGCCGGGTGGCCATCTTCGACCGCAGCTGGTACGGCCGGGTGCTGGTGGAGCGGGTGGAGGGCTACTGTGCCGAGACAGACTGGCAGCGGGCCTACAGCGAGATCAACGAGTTCGAGGACCAGATCGTCCGCAGCCGGAGCCTGCTGCTCAAGTTCTGGCTCTCCATCAGCCAGGAGGAGCAGCTCCGCCGCTTCGAGGAGCGCCAGGCCACGCCCTTCAAGCGCTTCAAGATCACCGAGGAGGACTGGCGCAACCGCGAGAAGTGGCCGGCCTATGAGGCCGCCATCTGCGACATGCTCGACCGCACCAGCACCGAGATCGCCCCCTGGACCCTCGTCGAGAGCGAGGACAAGTACTACGGGCGGATCAAGATCCTGAAGACGCTGGTGCAGCGGCTGGAGGACGAGCTGTAG
- a CDS encoding TonB family protein, translated as MPHPAAILCLASALGAQAPGPAASLGPVRSVSLKVLIPDSNRAAVSLDPDQVQEDLTAFFTRNGLPVLPASEVEGAEGAYSLEVSPITLQYGEGTCLLSVSERLLPLDSPKTGAKTGAKTPPREWGTNYMAAQAGDQGLLFQTRQIVLSMAAHLIRLSRGGTTPPLTVQPLAAPAQADAAQRPAPERPRAQEVDFSRVKVKVRPPAPPYPAASLSQGTEGTVIAQITIDPDGRPRRAIAVSGPAELKPTALRYAMQWVFEPARLDGEPQWATFNLTLAFRLHPGPLPNQPPKRH; from the coding sequence ATGCCCCACCCCGCCGCCATCCTGTGTCTCGCCTCCGCCCTCGGGGCCCAGGCTCCCGGGCCCGCGGCGAGCCTGGGCCCCGTGCGCTCCGTCAGCCTGAAGGTGCTCATTCCCGATTCGAACCGGGCGGCGGTGAGCCTGGATCCGGACCAGGTCCAGGAAGATCTCACCGCCTTCTTCACCCGCAATGGCCTCCCCGTCCTGCCCGCCTCCGAGGTCGAAGGCGCGGAAGGGGCCTACAGCCTGGAGGTCAGCCCCATCACGCTCCAATACGGCGAGGGCACCTGCCTCCTCAGCGTCAGCGAGCGCCTGCTTCCCCTGGACTCCCCGAAGACGGGCGCGAAGACGGGCGCGAAGACGCCCCCCCGGGAGTGGGGCACCAACTACATGGCGGCCCAGGCGGGCGACCAGGGGCTCCTCTTCCAGACCCGGCAGATCGTCCTGAGCATGGCCGCGCATCTCATCCGGCTCTCCAGGGGCGGGACCACGCCGCCCTTGACGGTCCAGCCCCTCGCCGCCCCGGCCCAGGCGGATGCGGCGCAGCGCCCGGCGCCGGAGCGGCCCAGGGCCCAGGAGGTGGATTTCAGCCGCGTGAAGGTCAAGGTGCGCCCGCCCGCTCCACCCTATCCCGCGGCCTCCCTCAGCCAGGGCACCGAAGGCACCGTGATCGCCCAGATCACCATCGACCCGGACGGCCGCCCCCGGCGGGCCATCGCCGTCAGCGGCCCCGCCGAGTTGAAGCCCACGGCCCTACGATATGCCATGCAGTGGGTCTTCGAGCCCGCCCGGCTGGACGGCGAGCCCCAGTGGGCCACCTTCAACCTGACCCTGGCCTTCCGGCTGCATCCGGGACCCCTGCCCAACCAGCCTCCCAAGCGGCACTGA
- a CDS encoding NAD(P)/FAD-dependent oxidoreductase produces MRFLLSNLSLNLGEEALDLARPLAHALGGAPEDYRAVVLERRSLDARHKGAIRFLATLSFETERALELGPRSGGLKLDRAPEPAPYAVVPPPRRPRVVVVGSGPAGTFCALRLLDYGFEPIVLERGPAMGERVQAIAGLWKDAVLDPEANAQFGEGGAGTFSDGKLTTRIGHPATRYVLEAFVRFGANPRILYLAKPHVGTDVIRRCTVLIRKEAEARGARYRFRARLAEVRFDDQGRVRAAVLASGEELPCEALVLAPGHSARDTFEMLHSHGVAMRQKPFAMGVRVEHPQELIDRSQYGPSAGHPSLPAADYKLVCNFGLNRAAYSFCMCPGGEVIQCSSEPGGVVVNGMSNEKRDSGFANSGLVAKVNTADFGSDHLLGGMYFQRKWEQAAFRAAGETYGAPAMAVQDFLKGRATGKLPRTSFKPFAVAADLSTCLPGFVQEQLAGALPTFDQKIHGFASREAILLAIESRTSSPIQLLRGEDGQSVSHPGLYPCGEGAGFAGGITSAAVDGIRVAEWIAQSAGAPVFQPFEKQVRAGDLANEY; encoded by the coding sequence ATGCGCTTCCTGCTCTCCAACCTGTCGCTGAACCTGGGTGAGGAGGCGCTCGATCTGGCGAGGCCGCTGGCCCACGCCCTGGGCGGCGCGCCGGAGGACTATCGCGCGGTGGTTCTGGAGCGCCGCAGCCTGGATGCCCGGCACAAGGGGGCCATCCGCTTCCTGGCGACCCTGAGCTTCGAGACGGAGCGCGCCTTGGAGCTGGGGCCGAGGTCCGGCGGACTCAAACTCGACCGGGCGCCGGAGCCGGCTCCCTATGCGGTGGTTCCGCCTCCCCGCCGTCCGCGGGTGGTGGTGGTGGGCAGCGGCCCCGCGGGGACCTTCTGCGCCCTGCGCCTGCTGGACTACGGCTTTGAACCCATCGTGCTGGAGCGGGGGCCCGCCATGGGGGAACGGGTGCAGGCCATCGCGGGCCTGTGGAAGGATGCGGTGCTGGATCCCGAGGCCAATGCCCAGTTCGGCGAAGGCGGCGCCGGCACCTTCAGCGACGGCAAGCTCACCACGCGCATCGGGCATCCGGCCACGCGCTATGTGCTGGAGGCCTTCGTGCGCTTCGGCGCGAACCCCCGGATACTCTACCTCGCCAAGCCCCATGTGGGCACGGATGTCATCCGCCGCTGCACGGTGCTCATCCGCAAGGAGGCCGAGGCCCGGGGTGCCCGGTACCGCTTCCGGGCCCGGCTGGCGGAGGTCCGTTTCGATGACCAGGGCCGTGTCCGCGCGGCGGTGCTGGCCAGCGGTGAGGAGCTTCCCTGCGAGGCCCTGGTGCTGGCGCCGGGCCACAGCGCCCGGGACACCTTCGAGATGCTGCATAGCCATGGCGTGGCCATGCGCCAGAAGCCCTTCGCCATGGGCGTGCGGGTGGAGCATCCGCAGGAGCTCATCGACCGGTCCCAGTACGGCCCCAGCGCGGGCCACCCCTCCCTGCCCGCCGCGGACTACAAGCTGGTCTGCAACTTCGGCCTCAACCGCGCGGCCTACAGCTTCTGCATGTGCCCCGGAGGCGAGGTCATCCAGTGCAGCAGCGAGCCCGGCGGCGTGGTGGTGAACGGCATGAGCAACGAGAAACGCGACTCGGGCTTCGCCAACTCCGGGCTGGTGGCCAAGGTGAACACGGCGGATTTCGGCAGCGACCATCTCCTCGGGGGCATGTACTTCCAGCGGAAGTGGGAGCAGGCCGCCTTCCGGGCCGCGGGGGAGACCTACGGCGCCCCCGCCATGGCCGTGCAGGATTTCCTGAAGGGCCGCGCCACGGGCAAGCTGCCGCGGACCAGCTTCAAGCCCTTCGCGGTGGCGGCGGACTTGAGCACTTGCCTTCCGGGCTTCGTCCAGGAGCAGCTGGCAGGGGCGCTGCCCACTTTCGACCAGAAGATCCACGGGTTCGCCAGCCGCGAAGCCATCCTCCTGGCCATCGAGAGCCGCACCAGCAGCCCCATCCAGCTCCTGCGCGGCGAGGACGGGCAATCCGTGTCCCACCCGGGGCTCTACCCCTGCGGGGAAGGCGCGGGTTTCGCGGGCGGCATCACCTCCGCCGCGGTGGACGGCATCCGCGTGGCCGAGTGGATCGCCCAGAGCGCAGGGGCGCCGGTGTTCCAGCCCTTCGAGAAGCAGGTCCGGGCCGGCGACCTGGCGAACGAGTATTGA
- a CDS encoding TIGR01777 family oxidoreductase: MAEQPLQRVVVAGGTGLVGRALVKALVRAGVEVVVLTRRPGSAVLPPGARAQGWEDPAEALEGADAVFNLAGEGIADRRWTAKRKQILLQSRVGPTEALVEGLRGCTHRPAVLVNASAIGYYGAAPDDTPLSELSPAGTGFLPEVCQAWEAAALAARSLGVRVAIARLGMVLARNGGALPKMALPVRLWAGSRLGDGRQGLSWIHLHDLVAMLLAAAGNPAWEGPFNATAPEPVSQAVFLRLLSKQLHRPLAPIPGVLAAAGVRLALGELGRDLLLRGAFVHPGKAEVLGFPFRFPSPEEALLDLL, translated from the coding sequence ATGGCCGAACAGCCCTTGCAGCGCGTGGTGGTGGCCGGGGGCACCGGCCTGGTGGGCCGGGCCCTCGTGAAGGCCCTGGTGAGGGCGGGCGTCGAGGTGGTGGTCCTCACGCGCCGGCCAGGGTCGGCGGTATTGCCCCCCGGGGCCAGGGCGCAGGGGTGGGAGGATCCCGCCGAAGCCCTGGAAGGCGCGGACGCCGTCTTCAACCTCGCCGGCGAGGGCATCGCGGACCGGCGCTGGACCGCCAAGCGGAAGCAGATCCTCCTCCAGAGCCGGGTGGGTCCCACGGAGGCCCTGGTCGAGGGCCTCCGTGGCTGCACCCACCGTCCCGCCGTGCTGGTCAACGCCTCGGCCATCGGCTACTACGGAGCGGCCCCCGACGACACGCCCCTGAGCGAGCTGAGCCCGGCCGGCACGGGCTTTCTGCCGGAGGTATGCCAGGCCTGGGAAGCCGCGGCCCTGGCGGCCCGGAGCCTGGGCGTGCGCGTGGCGATCGCGCGCCTCGGCATGGTGCTGGCCCGGAACGGCGGCGCCCTGCCGAAGATGGCGCTCCCCGTGCGGCTGTGGGCCGGCAGCCGGCTCGGGGACGGCCGCCAGGGCCTCAGCTGGATCCACCTCCACGACCTGGTGGCCATGCTGCTGGCGGCGGCCGGGAACCCGGCCTGGGAGGGCCCCTTCAACGCCACGGCCCCCGAGCCCGTATCCCAGGCGGTCTTCCTGCGGCTGCTGTCGAAGCAGCTCCACCGCCCGCTGGCGCCCATCCCGGGGGTTCTCGCCGCCGCCGGCGTCCGCCTGGCCCTGGGGGAACTCGGCCGCGACCTGCTCCTGCGGGGCGCCTTTGTCCATCCCGGCAAGGCCGAGGTCCTCGGCTTCCCCTTCCGCTTCCCTTCGCCGGAGGAAGCTCTGCTGGACCTGTTGTAA
- a CDS encoding ATP-dependent helicase, with amino-acid sequence MPGAPSDHPSTHPLLRNLNAPQREAVQHARGPLLILAGAGSGKTTVITRRIAWLIEEEGVHPGSILAMTFTNKAAEEMRERVQRLVSVPAAQMWVSTFHSFCTRILRREGERTPVGRDFVIFDPADQKSLIKQVLVELKLPEKQFHPKKVLEIISDFKNRCLLPEEAREEALDPWTRKVLDAYDLYQKGLKNHRACDFDDLLLWTERLFRDPVMQAAYGERFRYILVDEYQDTNRAQYLLVQHLARRHHNLCVVGDEDQSIYGWRGADIRNILDFQQDFPEAVRIELLQNYRSTKKILDAASEVIANNSQRVEGKGSLKTDLGDGEPIQFKLADEGRLEAEWVVQRIQELRYLEPEIKVAVLYRANWQSRQMEEALRAQNLPYRLVGGVKFYERQEVKDLISYLRLISNPFDLVSFRRCVNAPTRGVGPTTLGKIEAAIPEGGTPLEGLALLLRAGELKGRAQRELGKFLDLFHRAGSEREAQGLAGLVKWVLQESGYLQSLEDEATLEAEGRIRNLEEFLSAAAESESLGLRLSEFLDRITLASDTDQLEEAAQLSLMTIHCAKGLEFPFVFVIGMEEDVFPNRNARETPEGLEEERRLFYVAITRAQRRLTLSAARRRRIMGTEMLSMPSRFLRELPAEALTAPIRWGTELYQSGEGVRPGSSFTRGAGGASVATELQRIRSFFDRVKEVPVPSGEPEGDRFSESAESKDPTAFEAGTRVKSARFGAGTILAASGRGDGLTYTVRFDQGGDKRIMARFGGLERA; translated from the coding sequence ATGCCTGGCGCCCCCTCCGACCACCCTTCCACCCACCCCCTGCTCCGCAACCTGAACGCCCCCCAGCGGGAAGCCGTCCAGCATGCCCGCGGGCCCCTGCTCATCCTGGCCGGGGCGGGGTCCGGCAAGACCACGGTGATCACCCGCCGCATCGCCTGGCTCATCGAGGAGGAGGGCGTCCATCCGGGCTCCATCCTGGCCATGACCTTCACCAACAAGGCCGCCGAGGAGATGCGGGAGCGCGTCCAGCGCCTGGTGTCCGTGCCCGCCGCGCAGATGTGGGTGAGTACCTTCCACAGCTTCTGCACCCGCATCCTGCGCCGCGAGGGGGAGCGCACGCCCGTCGGCCGAGATTTCGTCATCTTCGATCCGGCTGACCAGAAGAGCCTCATCAAGCAGGTGCTGGTGGAGCTGAAGCTGCCCGAGAAGCAGTTCCACCCCAAGAAGGTGCTGGAGATCATCAGCGACTTCAAGAACCGCTGCCTGCTGCCGGAGGAGGCCCGCGAGGAGGCCCTGGATCCCTGGACCCGCAAGGTGCTGGACGCCTACGATCTCTACCAGAAGGGCCTGAAGAACCACCGCGCCTGCGATTTCGACGACCTGCTGCTCTGGACCGAGCGGCTCTTCCGCGATCCCGTGATGCAGGCGGCCTACGGCGAGCGGTTCCGCTACATCCTGGTGGACGAGTACCAGGACACCAACCGCGCCCAGTACCTGCTGGTGCAGCACCTGGCCCGCCGCCACCACAACCTCTGCGTGGTGGGCGACGAAGACCAGTCGATCTACGGCTGGCGCGGAGCGGACATCCGCAACATCCTCGATTTCCAGCAGGACTTCCCCGAGGCCGTGCGCATCGAGCTGCTGCAGAACTACCGTTCCACGAAGAAAATCCTGGATGCGGCTTCCGAGGTGATCGCCAACAACTCCCAGCGCGTGGAGGGGAAGGGGTCGCTGAAGACCGACCTGGGGGACGGTGAACCCATCCAGTTCAAGCTGGCGGACGAGGGGCGCCTGGAGGCGGAGTGGGTGGTGCAGCGCATCCAGGAGCTGCGGTATCTCGAACCGGAGATCAAGGTCGCCGTGCTCTACCGCGCCAACTGGCAGTCCCGGCAGATGGAAGAGGCCCTGCGCGCCCAGAACCTGCCCTACCGGCTGGTGGGCGGGGTGAAGTTCTACGAGCGGCAGGAGGTGAAGGACCTCATCTCGTACCTGCGCCTCATCTCGAATCCCTTCGACCTGGTGAGCTTCCGCCGCTGCGTGAACGCGCCCACCCGCGGCGTGGGGCCCACCACGCTGGGGAAGATCGAGGCGGCCATCCCCGAGGGCGGCACCCCGCTCGAAGGGCTCGCGCTGCTGCTGAGGGCCGGCGAGCTGAAGGGCCGCGCCCAGCGGGAGCTGGGCAAGTTCCTCGACCTGTTCCACCGCGCCGGATCGGAGCGCGAAGCCCAGGGGCTGGCGGGCCTGGTGAAGTGGGTGCTCCAGGAGAGCGGCTACCTCCAGAGCCTGGAGGACGAGGCCACGCTGGAGGCCGAGGGGCGCATCCGCAACCTGGAGGAATTCCTCAGCGCCGCCGCCGAATCCGAATCCCTGGGCCTGCGCCTGTCGGAGTTCCTGGATCGCATCACCCTGGCCTCGGACACGGACCAGCTGGAAGAGGCCGCGCAGCTCAGCCTCATGACCATCCACTGCGCCAAGGGCCTGGAGTTCCCTTTCGTGTTCGTCATCGGCATGGAGGAGGATGTCTTCCCCAATCGCAACGCCCGGGAGACGCCCGAGGGCCTGGAGGAGGAGCGCCGGCTCTTCTATGTGGCCATCACCCGGGCCCAGCGGCGCCTCACCCTCAGCGCCGCCCGCCGCCGCCGCATCATGGGCACCGAGATGCTCTCCATGCCCAGCCGTTTCCTGCGGGAGCTTCCCGCCGAGGCCCTGACGGCACCCATCCGATGGGGCACCGAACTCTACCAGTCCGGGGAGGGCGTGCGGCCGGGCAGCTCCTTCACCCGCGGGGCCGGTGGCGCCTCCGTGGCGACAGAACTGCAGCGCATCCGCAGCTTCTTCGACCGGGTGAAGGAGGTTCCGGTTCCTTCGGGCGAACCCGAGGGCGACAGGTTCTCCGAATCTGCCGAGTCCAAGGATCCGACCGCTTTCGAGGCGGGAACGCGGGTGAAGAGCGCCCGCTTCGGCGCAGGCACCATCCTGGCGGCCTCGGGCCGGGGGGATGGCCTGACCTACACCGTGCGGTTCGACCAGGGCGGCGACAAGCGCATCATGGCGCGGTTCGGGGGGCTGGAGCGGGCCTGA